Proteins found in one Xyrauchen texanus isolate HMW12.3.18 chromosome 30, RBS_HiC_50CHRs, whole genome shotgun sequence genomic segment:
- the LOC127624127 gene encoding glutathione-specific gamma-glutamylcyclotransferase 1-like → MKPHDIVAVKSSLWIFGYGSLVWKPDFKYKRSKVGYIKGYKRRFWHGDNFHRGDDKTPGRVVTLIEEDDACTWGVSFEVTGSQIEECLKYLNVREAVRGGYATQAVEFFPQGTNQSPVQALVYIATSDNPIYLGPASTEEIATQIAVCKGKSGYNIEYLLRLAEFMRVSCPDVDDPHLFSIEAAALAIIRPILAAQ, encoded by the exons ATGAAGCCTCACGATATCGTCGCTGTGAAATCTAGCCTGTGGATCTTCGGGTACGGCTCGTTGGTTTGGAAGCCAGACTTTAAGTACAAGAGGAGCAAGGTCGGTTATATTAAGGGGTACAAGAGACGCTTTTGGCATGGGGATAATTTCCATCGTGGAGATGATAAAACG CCCGGAAGAGTGGTGACGCTCATCGAGGAGGATGAC GCGTGCACATGGGGTGTTTCCTTTGAGGTGACTGGCTCTCAGATCGAGGAGTGTCTGAAGTACCTGAACGTGAGGGAGGCTGTGAGAGGTGGTTATGCCACCCAGGCTGTCGAGTTTTTCCCACAGGGCACAAACCAGTCACCTGTCCAGGCTTTGGTTTACATCGCCACTTCTGACAACCCTATTTACCTGGGGCCAGCCAGCACAGAGGAAATCGCCACTCAGATTGCTGTGTGCAAGGGAAAGTCGGGCTACAACATCGAGTACTTGCTTCGCCTGGCCGAGTTCATGAGAGTGAGCTGCCCTGATGTGGATGACCCTCACCTGTTCTCCATCGAGGCAGCTGCCCTAGCCATCATTAGACCTATATTAGCAGCCCAGTAA